In one window of Gorilla gorilla gorilla isolate KB3781 chromosome 2, NHGRI_mGorGor1-v2.1_pri, whole genome shotgun sequence DNA:
- the TMF1 gene encoding TATA element modulatory factor isoform X1 encodes MSWFNASQLSSFAKQALSQAQKSIDRVLDIQEEEPSIWAETIPYGEPGISSPVSGGWDTSTWGLKANTEPQSPPIASPKAITKPVRRTVVDESENFFSAFLSPTDVQTIQKSPVVSKPPAKSQRPEEEVKSSLHESLHIGQSRTPETTESQVKDSLCVSGETLAAGTSSPKTEGKHEETINKESDMKVPTVSLKVSESVIDVKTTTGSISNTSTQSITAETKDIALEPKEQKHEDRQSNTPSPPVSTFSSGTSTTSDIEVLDHESVISESSASSRQETTDSKSSLHLMQTSFQLLSASACPEYNRLDDFQKLTESCCSSDAFERIDSFSVQSLDSRSVSEINSDDELSGKGYALVPIIVNSSTPKSKTVESAEGKSEEVNETLVIPTEEAEMEESGRSATPVNCEQPDILVSSTPINEGQTVLDKVAEQCEPAESQPEALSEKEDVCKVTLTVEFLNEKLEKREAQLLSLSKEKALLEEAFDNLKDEMFRVKEESSSISSLKDEFTQRIAEAEKKVQLACKERDAAKKEIKNIKEELATRLNSSETADLLKEKDEQIRGLMEEGEKLSKQQLHNSNIIKKLRAKDKENENMVAKLNKKVKELEEELQHLKQVLDGKEEVEKQHRENIKKLNAMVELQEKDLGRLQVDMDELEEKNRSIQAALDSAYKELTDLHKANAAKDSEAQEAALSREMKAKEELSAALEKAQEEARQQQETLAIQVGDLRLALQRTEQAAARKEDYLRHEIGELQQRLQEAENRNQELSQSVSSTTRPLLRQIENLQATLGSQTSSWEKLEKNLSDRLGESQTLLAAAVERERAATEELLANKIQMSSMESQNSLLRQENSRFQAQLESEKNRLCKLEDENNRYQVELENLKDEYVRTLEETRKEKTLLNSQLEMERMKVEQERKKAIFTQETIKGKERKPFSVSSTPTMSRSSSISGVDMAGLQTSFLSQDESHDHSFGPMPISANGSNLYDAVRMGAGSSIIENLQSQLKLREGEITHLQLEIGNLEKTRSIMAEELVKLTNQNDELEEKVKEIPKLRTQLRDLDQRYNTILQMYGEKAEEAEELRLDLEDVKNMYKTQIDELLRQRLS; translated from the exons ATGAGTTGGTTCAACGCCTCCCAGCTCTCCAGCTTCGCTAAGCAGGCCCTGTCCCAGGCCCAGAAGTCTATTGACAGGGTTCTGGACATCCAGGAAGAGGAGCCGAGCATCTGGGCCGAGACCATTCCGTATGGAGAGCcgg GAATAAGTTCCCCTGTCAGTGGAGGATGGGATACTTCAACCTGGGGGTTGAAAGCAAACACTGAACCTCAGAGTCCACCAATAGCCTCTCCTAAAGCAATCACAAAGCCAGTTCGGAGGACTGTGGTCGATGAATCTGAAAATTTCTTCAGTGCCTTTCTCTCGCCAACTGATGTCCAGACCATTCAGAAGAGTCCAGTGGTATCAAAACCTCCAGCAAAATCACAACGACCAGAAGAAGAAGTGAAAAGCAGCTTACATGAATCCTTGCACATTGGACAGTCAAGAACTCCTGAAACAACTGAATCACAAGTAAAAGACTCTTTGTGTGTTTCAGGGGAAACTCTGGCAGCAGGTACTTCATCACCTAAAACTGAAGGCAAGCACGAAGAAACTATTAATAAAGAATCGGATATGAAGGTGCCAACTGTAAGTTTGAAAGTATCTGAAAGTGTAATTGATGTGAAAACAACTACGGGAAGTATATCTAATACGTCTACACAGTCTATCACAGCAGAAACAAAGGACATAGCTTTGGAACCTAAGGAACAAAAACATGAAGACAGGCAGAGCAATACACCTTCTCCTCCTGTTAGTACCTTTTCATCAGGTACTTCTACCACCAGTGATATTGAAGTTTTAGATCATGAAAGTGTAATAAGTGAGAGCTCAGCGAGCTCGAGACAAGAGACTACAGATTCAAAATCAAGTCTTCACTTGATGCAGACATCTTTTCAGCTTCTCTCTGCATCTGCTTGTCCTGAATATAATCGTTTAGATGATTTCCAAAAACTCACTGAGAGTTGCTGTTCATCTGATGCTTTTGAAAGAATAGACTCATTTAGTGTACAGTCATTAGATAGCCGGAGTGTAAGTGAAATCAATTCAGATGATGAATTGTCAGGCAAGGGATATGCTTTAGTGCCTATTATAGTTAATTCTTCAACTCCAAAGTCTAAAACAGTTGAATCTGCTGAAGGAAAATCTGAAGAAGTAAATGAAACATTAGTTATACCCACTGAGGAAGCAGAAATGGAAGAAAGTGGACGAAGTGCAACTCCTGTTAACTGTGAACAGCCTGATATCTTGGTTTCTTCTACACCAATAAATGAAGGACAGACTGTGTTAGACAAGGTGGCTGAGCAGTGTGAACCTGCTGAAAGTCAGCCAGAAGCACTTTCTGAGAAGGAAGATGTTTGCAAGGTAACTCTA ACAGTTGAATTTCTGAATGAAAAGCTGGAAAAAAGGGAGGCTCAGTTATTATCTCTTAGTAAGGAAAAAGCACTTCTAGAAGAAGCTTTTGATAACCTGAAAGA tgaaatgttcagagtgaaagaagaaagcagTAGCATTTCTTCCTTGAAAGATGAGTTTACTCAAAGAATTGCAGAAGcagaaaagaaagttcaactagCCTGCAAAGAGAGAGATGCTGCTAAAAAG gaaatcaaaaacataaaagaagaacTTGCCACTAGATTAAATAGtagtgaaactgcagacctttTGAAAGAGAAAGATGAGCAGATCCGAGGGTTAATGGAAGAAG GAGAAAAACTTTCAAAACAGCAGCTGCACAATTCTAACATCATCAAGAAATTAAGAGCTAAAGACAAGGAGAATGAAAATATGGTTGCAAAGCTGAACAAAAAAGTTAAAGAGCTAGAAGAGGAGTTGCAGCATTTGAAACAG GTCCTTGATGGCAAAGAAGAGGTTGAGAAACAacatagagaaaatattaaaaaactaaatgCCATGGTAGAACTCCAAGAGAAAGATCTTGGCCGTCTTCAGGTAGACATGGATGAACTTGAAGAAAAGAACCGAAGTATTCAGGCTGCCCTGGATAGTGCATACaa agaACTTACTGATCTTCACAAAGCCAATGCTGCAAAGGATAGTGAGGCACAGGAAGCTGCTCTGAGCCGTGAAATGAAAGCTAAAGAAGAACTTTCTGCAGCATTAGAGAAGGCCCAAGAAGAAGCCCGTCAGCAGCAAGAAACATTAGCCATTCAA GTGGGGGACCTTAGGCTTGCATTGCAGCGTACAGAACAAGCAGCTGCCAGAAAGGAGGATTATTTACGCCATGAGATCGGTGAACTTCAGCAG AGACTCCAGGAAGCAGAAAATCGAAACCAGGAGCTGAGTCAAAGTGTTTCATCAACAACAAGACCATTGCTTCGACAAATAGAAAATTTGCAAGCAACCCTGGGATCCCAGACATCGTCGTGGGAGAAATTAGAGAAGAATCTTTCTGATAGGCTTG GTGAATCCCAGACCTTGCTGGCAGCAGCAGTTGAGAGAGAACGTGCAGCTACAGAAGAACTCCTTGCTAACAAAATTCAGATGTCTTCCATGGAGTCACAGAATTCTCTTTTAAGACAGGAAAACAGTAGATTTCAAGCCCAGCTAGAATCAGAGAAAAATAGGCTATGTAAACTGGAGGATGAGAACAATAG GTACCAGGTTGAATTAGAAAACCTAAAAGATGAATATGTAAGAACACTTgaagagacaaggaaagaaaag ACATTGTTGAATAGTCAGttagaaatggaaagaatgaaagttgaacaagaaaggaagaaagccaTTTTTACTCaagaaacaataaaaggaaag GAACGCAAGCCATTTTCTGTTTCTAGCACTCCCACCATGTCACGCTCAAGTTCAATAAGTGGTGTTGATATGGCAGGACTACAGACCTCTTTTCTGTCTCag GATGAGTCTCATGATCACTCATTTGGACCAATGCCTATATCAGCAAATGGAAGCAATCTTTATGATGCTGTAAGGATGGGAGCAGGATCAAGCATAATTGAAAACCTACAGTCTCAGCTAAAGCTAAGGGAAGGGGAAATTACTCATTTACAG CTAGAAATTGGCAATCTAGAAAAAACTCGATCAATAATGGCTGAAGAACTAGTTAAATTAACAAATCAAAATGATGAACTTGAAGAGAAGGTGAAGGAGATACCCAAACTTAGAACTCAGCTAAGA gATTTGGATCAAAGGTACAACACTATTCTGCAGATGTATGGAGAAAAAGCAGAAGAGGCAGAAGAACTTCGATTAGATCTCGAAGATgtaaaaaatatgtacaaaactCAGATAGATGAACTTTTAAGACAAAGGCTCAGTTAA